A genomic segment from Canis lupus baileyi chromosome 13, mCanLup2.hap1, whole genome shotgun sequence encodes:
- the LOC140602158 gene encoding olfactory receptor 11H6-like, producing MNVSGVSTVTEFILLSFPCSREVQILLFLLFFVSYILTLMGNGAIVCAVKLDPRLHTPMYLLLANFSFLEICYINTTVPNMLQNFLSETKTISFTACFFQFYFFFSMGINETLLLPLMAFDRYLAICQPLHYPIIMNNRLCMNLVALCWVTAFLCYPIPIYFITQLPFCGPNAIDHFVCDPGPLLALSCIPAPGIELSCSLLSSLIIFITFFFILGSYTLVLRAVLRVPSAAGRRKAFSTCGSHLAVVSLFYGSIMVMYISPTSANPAGIQKIITLFYSSVTPLINPLIYSLRNKDMKAALRKIHMCGEISQDK from the coding sequence ATGAATGTGTCAGGAGTCAGCACAGTGACTGAATTCATACTCCTGAGTTTTCCGTGCTCCAGAGAGGTTCAGatcctcctcttcctgctgtTCTTTGTGTCCTACATCCTGACACTGATGGGGAATGGGGCCATTGTCTGTGCAGTGAAGCTGGATCCCAGGCTTCACACCCCCATGTACCTTCTGCTGGCCAACTTCTCGTTCCTGGAGATCTGTTACATCAACACCACCGTTCCCAATATGTTACAGAACTTCCTATCTGAGACCAAAACCATCTCTTTCACAGCCTGTTTCTTCCAGTTCTACTTCTTCTTCTCCATGGGCATCAATGAGACCCTCTTACTGCCCCTCATGGCTTTTGATCGGTACTTGGCCATCTGCCAGCCTCTCCATTATCCTATCATCATGAACAACCGCCTCTGCATGAACCTGGTGGCCCTGTGCTGGGTCACAGCCTTCCTCTGCTATCCGATCCCTATCTATTTTATCACACAGCTCCCCTTCTGTGGCCCCAACGCCATTGACCACTTTGTCTGTGACCCCGGTCCTCTTCTGGCCCTGTCCTGCATCCCTGCCCCTGGAATTGAGCTTTCCTGTTCTCTATTGAGCTCTCTCATTATCTTCATCACCTTCTTCTTCATCCTTGGTTCGTACACCCTGGTTCTCAGAGCAGTGTTGCGTGTCCCCTCAGCAGCTGGCCGACGTAAGGCCTTCTCTacctgtggttcccacctggctGTTGTGTCTCTTTTTTATGGATCCATCATGGTTATGTACATCAGCCCAACCTCTGCGAATCCAGCTGGGATACAGAAGATTATAACCCTGTTCTACTCATCAGTGACCCCACTTATAAACCCACTGATCTACAGTCTACGGAACAAAGACATGAAAGCTGCCTTGAGAAAAATTCATATGTGCGGAGAAATTAGTCAAGACAAATGA